The following proteins are co-located in the Apium graveolens cultivar Ventura chromosome 5, ASM990537v1, whole genome shotgun sequence genome:
- the LOC141724895 gene encoding uncharacterized protein At1g66480-like, translating to MLCSFQTRTKYKPLHLEMGNSLGGNKRTKIMKINGETIKLKTPIRAGAVTKDYPGYVLLDSEAVKHFGIRAKPLGLCQDLKPKRLYFLVELPKVAEERVTRKVRSGINMSAKDRLESLKLARRSVSDLTLMQPKSSIGLERAIGDMENDQPVRLKMRLPKAEVQRLMKESKSEAEAAEKIMQICLGSNRGDTAPHHDLLGERRVHWKEGGDGRVCQAGQQRKKRVGFLPVEEIH from the exons ATGTTGTGTTCATTTCAGACGCGCACTAAATATAAACCTCTGCATCTAGAGATGGGTAACAGCTTAGGTGGAAACAAGAGAACAAAGATTATGAAAATTAATGGCGAGACAATCAAGTTAAAAACTCCGATTCGAGCCGGTGCAGTCACCAAGGACTACCCGGGGTACGTTTTGTTAGATTCCGAGGCTGTTAAGCATTTCGGAATTCGAGCAAAACCATTAGGCCTTTGTCAGGACCTTAAGCCCAAAAGACTCTACTTTCTAGTAGAATTGCCCAAAGTTGCAGAAGAAAGAGTTACGAGAAAAGTGCGGTCTGGTATCAATATGAGCGCTAAAGACAGACTAGAGAGCCTGAAGCTAGCGAGAAGATCGGTTTCGGATCTTACGTTGATGCAACCAAAGAGCAGCATTGGCCTGGAGAGAGCAATAGGAGACATGGAAAATGATCAGCCGGTGAGGTTGAAAATGAGATTGCCCAAGGCAGAGGTGCAGCGGCTGATGAAGGAAAGCAAGTCGGAGGCTGAGGCGGCCGAGAAGATAATGCAGATTTGTTTAGGTTCGAATAGAGGTGACACGGCTCCTCATCACGATTTGTTGGGGGAACGGCGAGTGCATTGGAAGGAAGGTGGTGATGGTAGAGTTTGTCAGGCCGGCCAGCAGCGCAAG AAACGAGTAGGATTCTTGCCAGTCGAAGAGATCCATTAA
- the LOC141724896 gene encoding U-box domain-containing protein 11-like, whose amino-acid sequence MAGGDATIISGAVKSLMSLIQDINRVSSNGFGGPFKKDCSDLGRRIALLSHLLEEVRDFKGDLRPLDESHSSCLSDLTVVIKASKRLVFDADDFDPKISAEGAAKKIAFQFQCLTWKLERALRNFPYDQLEISEEVREQVDLVRGQLRRATERYGGSLTSSRLSRALSQPLDKELDIMQPGNRLIGSLHGESTGNIEHGGSEKVEIISTTNSSKDYGSDPMIHRLERRESSSASSDTCLINNVDATRSENSSEINSEENKKTSFPVIPDDFLCPISLEVMRDPVIVATGQTYERSYIQRWIDCGNTKCPKTQQKLQNLTLTPNYVLRSLITQWCVTNNVEQPTVLTSRRVKRSDGTFSDVSREIAAVESLVRKLSSRSIEECRAAVSEIRSLSKRSTENRILIGEAGAIPILVSLLTSDDGITQNNSITSILNLSIYEHNKGLIMLAGAIPSIVQVLRAGSMETKENAAATLFSLSLADENKIIIGASGAIPALVLLFQNGSSRGKKDAAAALFNLCIYQGNKGRAVRAGIVAALFKMLTDTSSCMVDEALTILSVLASHQEAKAAIVQASTIPALIDLLRTGLPRNKEHAAAILLSLCKRDNGNLACISRLGAVIPLTELVKSGTERAKRKATSLLEHLQAKQL is encoded by the exons ATGGCCGGCGGAGACGCCACCATCATTTCCGGCGCCGTAAAATCACTTATGAGTCTAATACAAGATATTAATCGGGTTTCGAGTAATGGGTTCGGAGGCCCATTTAAGAAAGACTGTTCAGATTTGGGCCGGAGAATTGCTCTCCTTTCTCATTTACTTGAAGAAGTTAGAGATTTTAAGGGCGATTTGAGGCCGTTGGATGAATCTCATTCGTCTTGTTTGTCTGATCTTACGGTGGTGATTAAAGCTTCTAAAAGATTGGTTTTTGATGCTGATGATTTTGATCCCAAGATCTCCGCT GAAGGAGCTGCTAAGAAGATTGCCTTTCAGTTTCAGTGCCTGACATGGAAACTTGAGAGAGCCTTGAGAAACTTTCCATACGATCAATTGGAGATCTCAGAGGAAGTACGAGAACAG GTTGATTTGGTAAGAGGACAGTTAAGAAGAGCAACAGAGAGATATGGTGGTTCACTAACTTCTAGTAGATTGTCTCGTGCATTATCACAGCCACTAGATAAAGAGCTTGATATAATGCAGCCAGGGAACAGATTGATTGGGAGCTTACATGGGGAGAGTACAGGTAACATTGAGCATGGAGGTTCAGAAAAGGTGGAAATCATTTCAACAACTAATTCTTCAAAGGATTATGGATCAGATCCGATGATTCATAGGTTAGAGAGGAGGGAAAGCTCCTCTGCATCCTCTGATACCTGTTTAATAAACAACGTCGACGCTACTCGAAGTGAAAACTCATCTGAAATAAACTCGGAGGAGAATAAGAAAACAAGTTTTCCTGTGATTCCTGATGATTTTTTATGTCCCATTTCTCTCGAAGTGATGAGAGACCCTGTTATAGTGGCGACAGGACAG ACATACGAGAGATCCTACATACAAAGGTGGATAGATTGCGGCAACACCAAGTGTCCAAAAACTCAACAGAAACTTCAAAATCTCACTCTTACCCCGAACTATGTTTTAAGAAGTCTTATTACTCAGTGGTGTGTAACAAACAATGTTGAGCAGCCAACAGTACTAACAAGTAGGAGAGTAAAAAGAAGTGATGGAACTTTCAGTGATGTTAGCAGAGAGATAGCAGCTGTTGAGTCACTTGTTCGTAAGCTCTCTAGTCGATCAATTGAGGAATGTAGGGCAGCAGTAAGTGAAATTCGATCACTTTCCAAAAGAAGCACAGAGAACAGGATACTAATTGGAGAAGCAGGAGCTATACCAATTCTTGTCAGCTTACTGACTTCTGATGATGGCATAACTCAAAATAATTCAATTACTTCCATCCTTAACCTTTCTATATATGAACACAATAAAGGACTCATAATGCTTGCCGGTGCCATTCCTTCTATTGTCCAAGTCCTCAGAGCTGGAAGCATGGAAACAAAAGAAAATGCGGCAGCAACCCTTTTTAGTTTGTCTCTTGCTGATGAGAACAAAATCATTATTGGTGCATCCGGTGCAATACCTGCTTTGGTGCTATTGTTCCAAAATGGAAGCTCAAGAGGGAAGAAAGATGCTGCAGCAGCCTTATTTAATTTGTGTATTTATCAAGGAAACAAAGGTAGGGCTGTCAGGGCTGGGATTGTTGCCGCATTGTTTAAGATGCTCACAGATACAAGCAGTTGCATGGTTGACGAAGCATTGACTATACTGTCTGTTCTTGCTAGTCACCAAGAGGCCAAGGCTGCCATTGTACAAGCTAGTACAATACCTGCATTGATTGATCTTTTGAGAACAGGTCTTCCTCGGAACAAAGAGCATGCAGCTGCCATTCTACTTTCTTTGTGCAAGAGAGATAATGGGAATCTTGCGTGCATAAGTAGGCTTGGCGCGGTTATACCACTGACAGAGCTTGTGAAGAGTGGCACCGAGAGGGCCAAGCGAAAAGCTACTTCATTGTTAGAGCATCTACAAGCGAAACAGCTTTGA